In Mus caroli chromosome 19, CAROLI_EIJ_v1.1, whole genome shotgun sequence, a genomic segment contains:
- the Htr7 gene encoding 5-hydroxytryptamine receptor 7 isoform X5, producing MAKMILSVWLLSASITLPPLFGWAQNVNDDKVCLISQDFGYTIYSTAVAFYIPMSVMLFMYYQIYKAARKSAAKHKFPGFPRVQPESVISLNGVVKLQKEVEECANLSRLLKHERKNISIFKREQKAATTLGIIVGAFTVCWLPFFLLSTARPFICGTSCSCIPLWVERTCLWLGYANSLINPFIYAFFNRDLRTTYRSLLQCQYRNINRKLSAAGMHEALKLAERPERSEFVLQNSDHCGKKGHDT from the exons ATGGCCAAAATGATTCTGTCggtctggcttctctctgcctccatcaccTTACCTCCTCTCTTCGGATGGGCTCAGAATGTGAACGATGACAAAGTGTGCTTGATCAGCCAGGATTTTGGCTACACGATCTACTCCACCGCAGTGGCGTTTTATATCCCCATGTCGGTCATGCTGTTCATGTACTATCAGATTTACAAGGCCGCCAGGAAGAGCGCAGCCAAACACAAGTTCCCAGGCTTCCCACGCGTGCAGCCGGAGAGCGTCATCTCCCTGAATGGCGTGGTGAAACTCCAGAAGGAGGTGGAAGAGTGTGCGAACCTTTCGAGACTGCTCAAACACGAAAGGAAAAACATCTCCATCTTcaagagggaacagaaagcagCCACTACCTTGGGGATCATCGTGGGAGCCTTCACGGTGTGCTGGCTGCCGTTTTTCCTCTTGTCCACAGCAAGGCCCTTTATCTGTGGCACCTCCTGTAGCTGCATTCCGCTGTGGGTGGAGAGGACATGTCTGTGGCTGGGCTATGCAAACTCTCTCATTAACCCTTTTATATATGCCTTCTTCAACCGGGACCTGAGGACCACCTATCGTAGCCTACTCCAGTGCCAGTACCGGAATATCAACCGGAAGCTCTCTGCTGCAGGAATGCATGAAGCTCTGAAACTTGCTGAGAGGCCTGAGAGAAGCGAGTTTGTGCT aCAAAACTCTGACCACTGTGGGAAAAAAGGTCATGATACATGA
- the Htr7 gene encoding 5-hydroxytryptamine receptor 7 isoform X4 codes for MAKMILSVWLLSASITLPPLFGWAQNVNDDKVCLISQDFGYTIYSTAVAFYIPMSVMLFMYYQIYKAARKSAAKHKFPGFPRVQPESVISLNGVVKLQKEVEECANLSRLLKHERKNISIFKREQKAATTLGIIVGAFTVCWLPFFLLSTARPFICGTSCSCIPLWVERTCLWLGYANSLINPFIYAFFNRDLRTTYRSLLQCQYRNINRKLSAAGMHEALKLAERPERSEFVLMTGASGVQKALENLPWGNGVNTGIKAVNSVALTKL; via the exons ATGGCCAAAATGATTCTGTCggtctggcttctctctgcctccatcaccTTACCTCCTCTCTTCGGATGGGCTCAGAATGTGAACGATGACAAAGTGTGCTTGATCAGCCAGGATTTTGGCTACACGATCTACTCCACCGCAGTGGCGTTTTATATCCCCATGTCGGTCATGCTGTTCATGTACTATCAGATTTACAAGGCCGCCAGGAAGAGCGCAGCCAAACACAAGTTCCCAGGCTTCCCACGCGTGCAGCCGGAGAGCGTCATCTCCCTGAATGGCGTGGTGAAACTCCAGAAGGAGGTGGAAGAGTGTGCGAACCTTTCGAGACTGCTCAAACACGAAAGGAAAAACATCTCCATCTTcaagagggaacagaaagcagCCACTACCTTGGGGATCATCGTGGGAGCCTTCACGGTGTGCTGGCTGCCGTTTTTCCTCTTGTCCACAGCAAGGCCCTTTATCTGTGGCACCTCCTGTAGCTGCATTCCGCTGTGGGTGGAGAGGACATGTCTGTGGCTGGGCTATGCAAACTCTCTCATTAACCCTTTTATATATGCCTTCTTCAACCGGGACCTGAGGACCACCTATCGTAGCCTACTCCAGTGCCAGTACCGGAATATCAACCGGAAGCTCTCTGCTGCAGGAATGCATGAAGCTCTGAAACTTGCTGAGAGGCCTGAGAGAAGCGAGTTTGTGCT CATGACTGGAGCCTCAGGAGTCCAGAAGGCACTGGAGAATTTACCTTGGGGTAACGGAGTGAATACAGGGATAAAAGCTGTGAATTCTGTTGCACTG aCAAAACTCTGA